The DNA segment TTTgcaatgttttatttatctCTCCAATACATATTTTGACTATTATCAACACATTGTTATTTTCAAAACAATTTTGCTATCTAACCACCCCGACACACCACCTCTTTGGCTCTACATACACGTAACTGCCCTGCACTTGCATTCTCACTCTATCACCACTTCGTATCACCACTTCATATCGCCACTTCCTACATATCACCACTTCCTACATATCACCACTTCACATCACCACTTCCTACACGTTTCCACTTCGTACCCTTTGCAGATAAATGTCGAGGAGTGCTTTTCGTTCGCATCTTTGTTACATGGGATTGTTGAAATAAAGGTAGAAAGCGTACATGATgaagataaatataatgaagtttgtaaaataattaataataacataatgaaaaaattggAGCAATGTATTTTTGCTTTAAAATCAAAGTAAGTGATTCATAAGAGTAAAAAATGGGCATctattttttctcatttttttttccctattttttctcattttttctcatttttttttctcatttttttttctcatttttttttctcattttgcAGACCGATAGACATATCGGAGAGAGTCAATTCATACAACTTAGTTGACATTATATACACGATCGTACTAAATGGTAAGGAGCTTTGCCCATTCGTTTGTGTTGGTTTGTGTGTTCGCTTAATTACCAATTTGATTTGtttcttatttattttttagaaaacTACAACTTTCACACATATCAAAATAGTTTAGAagaaaatttgaaaaatattggAGCATGCAccaatttaataaatgagatgaaaaataaaaatataatagttcCAATTGATTTTAAAAGAATCGAAGAAAAAATTTCTGAATAAGTTGGCCTCGCACGTGTATCAAAAAGagaaaagtataaaaaaaagaaaagtatATAACCGTTAAAATATAACCGTTTAAGGGCGTATACATtgtgtttgttttttttattttgagcGAACTCGCGATATTAGGAGTGTCAATAATGACGCTGTTTATTATGCTTGGTCATTTTTCAACCTTTTTTCGACTTTTTTTCAACCTTTTTCAACCTTTTTCAACCTTTTTCAACCCTTTTTTCGACTGTTTCAACCTTTTTGTGACGAATGCAATTTCTTATTCGTagattttcatttttttaaattagaaTTTTAaacatcaaaaaaataaaagagaaaataaatatatttgtgagTGTACAAATTAACAAATAGTAATAAACTGTGCATAAATAAACTGTGATAAATAAACTGGGTTAAATAACATGGGTTAAATAAACTGGGTTAAATAAACTGGGTTAAATAAACTGGGTTAAATAAACTGGGTTAAATAAACTGGGTTAAATAAAATGggttaaataaaatgtgcATAAATAAACTGCATAAATAAACTGCATAAATAAACTGCATAAACTGTTTAGGGTCACGATTTCTTAGTTTCAAATACATATGCAAACATACCATCTAGGCTTTCGATCTGCATAATTTAAAAAGgaaattcaaaattaatCAAAAAATGATCAAAAAATGATCAAAAAATGATCGTAAGATAGTTTTCCATTTTAATGTGTAAGCGAATGAGCATGTATGTGCatgtgtatgtatgtatgtgtattttttttttttttttttttttttttttaccccAAGATCTGCTAAATATTCATCTTTTGGAGGGACAATGAAAACCATACGTTCTTTAGTCAAAATCACAggaatgtttttttttttattaaaatgatCACAAATATGGTAAAACTTTTTCTTATGCGTTTCAGCTGAAAGAAATGGAAAggaatggaaaaaaaaaatggaaaaaaaatggaaaaaaaatggaaaaaaatggaaaaaaatggaaaaaaaatggaaaaaaaaatggaaaaaaaaaatggaaaaaaaatggaaaaatgtGAAATTACTTGGATGAATTTTCCAGATTGCAAAATCAGAGCTTGTTGCTTGGATATGcttcaaattttttatgtcACTTTTTGTTTCCACATTAAGCTTGGAATATCTAAAGTAAGAAATGAAGTAAGAAACAAAGTAAGAAACAAAGTAAGAAATGAAGTAAGAGTGGAGAAAGAGAAATTGGCGAGAGGTGGCGAAACTTACATGGCCAGTTTGGGGTTTCCTTTGAAAAGTGTGACGTTAAAATCACATTTGTATTTTTggttaatataaaatgatattacTTTTTGATCAGAGTCCTGAACATGTTCAGAATTAAATGGGATGTTATTTTGTGCTTGTTCAGATtctgaattattttttttatttttttttttataaagagTGTTTAAATTTTCGTCATATTTTTCGTCATCCTTTTCGTCATCCTTTTCGTCATATTTTTCGTCTCGTTTTTTTTTACGAGTATGACGTtcattactatttttttcataatcctcaattttccttttatataattttcctccatctctttttatatttttatcatatatattgtttcttttattatttaccatatgttttttatatgatatattattttttttatctaagAGTCTATTAGATGTAGTATATTTTCCCGTTTTCTCTCTGTAAAATTtatccattttatttttagatgtagcattatttttaaacattttGTTTCTATCTATAGAAATTGTATTGGTTTgtgtcatatttttttttaatattttcataatttttgaatcaaaaaaaagacttgtatttttttcattatattttttttctaatttagattctaaaaaattattatcatataataataaatctaataatttttttcgtGCAAAACTAGCTTTTTGTTTCCCTTCCCATTCTCCTAAAGTAGAAAAatctatatttaaaaatatattatttgataaCTGTATACCATATAAATGGTTTCTAGCTTTTATTGCAAATTCAATTTCtttatattgtataaataaacaatttttttcaattataaatttgatatttataatatctcCAAATTTTTTAAGCATTctttttaatatagaaaatgtatgcatataatgATTCTTCATAACATTTCCAATCCATAGACAATTGTTTGCTTTATTTGGTGATGAAAATGTAactttaaataatttttcttctAATTCCTTTTTTGCATCTACTGCGTTTTTTATCGTTTTGAAAGTCAGATGCGCAAACAACTGGCTTTCACTTTTATTGCATTCGCTTTTATTTGGTTCATTTTCGAAGTGGTCGCTATCCTCAGGGTTCTTGTGTCCTCGCGTCGGTCCCCCGTTTGCGGGTTCTGCTTCTTTATCCTCAGCGGGTTCTACTTCTTTATCCTCAGCGGGTTCTGCTTCTTTATCCTCAGCGGGTTCTGCTTCTTTATCCTCAGCGGGTTCTACTTCTTTACCCTCGACGGGTTCTACTTCTTTGACGGCAACGCGCTCGGAGCCACCACATGCAGGCGATTCCGAAATGTTTTCTTTGTCACTTTTTTTGAAAAGAATTTGTTCGGTATCCTGATCGGAGCTGAATATTAAAACTTCTATACAAGGATCATTGTTATTATCGATTGAAACCAATTcgttaatataatttttcaatttgttattttcatttagATTATGTGGGATGTTagttattaataaatatctgttatatatttttccatttataaatgaattaacataatttatatgattaTCTTTTATAGATGCAGATTGATCCCATTTCATAACAGGTGTATTTTTTCTAACAAGCCAAGTTGGATTATCAGTCATAATATTTTCAGAATTTATGTTAAATGGATTTGTTTCATCAAATTGATCATCCTCATCTATTTCGTCATCAAATTTAAGCTcacttaaattatttttccatgaatacattttttttctgttATTTTCTGAATCCATATAATTAtcttgtt comes from the Plasmodium yoelii strain 17X genome assembly, chromosome: 6 genome and includes:
- a CDS encoding RNA-binding protein, putative: MWIKKFKTEKEKEKEKEKPLTNNNENNNFDQEVDYTDREDDVSYEHEHVENGESINGESVNGASINGDDNHVEKGENDENDEANEIDQNDVNEKIQSIINDLSSDEEEGEVVEDEIPYERVQEKNEQSKEIILLNYYSEISENKLNTLLNIFGNVKNIYTDDNECTHIIFHSIKSAINAKKYIDNLKIKSRRIQVIYGTYKDNLIDTNKSSNILEQTGDTINLNENDEINKIGYDYMNDKYSKVPVKLYKNKNFYSTTISNQGQKQNKYSIYKNYINENQIHIKNNSYIRDDNFSSPDKNILLPNSKNYVHMNNNRSRNNYDQCSYNSSINSEHVNKINNKGDVYPPPPPPPSFFAYTDNTQNINNSNYTLYNSNNKINKNYDSFQTHPIYMNKENASNINDNQTDDNYSNNIWSNKYKTDLKPNNKYELIGKGLYNKIIPPPPYLNKDDKKKIYKNNLNTPNKKITNKEKFTHIDNSIYGHNYSHLDYDIQNSGHLNNNFFQKYKQDNYMDSENNRKKMYSWKNNLSELKFDDEIDEDDQFDETNPFNINSENIMTDNPTWLVRKNTPVMKWDQSASIKDNHINYVNSFINGKIYNRYLLITNIPHNLNENNKLKNYINELVSIDNNNDPCIEVLIFSSDQDTEQILFKKSDKENISESPACGGSERVAVKEVEPVEGKEVEPAEDKEAEPAEDKEAEPAEDKEVEPAEDKEAEPANGGPTRGHKNPEDSDHFENEPNKSECNKSESQLFAHLTFKTIKNAVDAKKELEEKLFKVTFSSPNKANNCLWIGNVMKNHYMHTFSILKRMLKKFGDIINIKFIIEKNCLFIQYKEIEFAIKARNHLYGIQLSNNIFLNIDFSTLGEWEGKQKASFARKKLLDLLLYDNNFLESKLEKKYNEKNTSLFFDSKIMKILKKNMTQTNTISIDRNKMFKNNATSKNKMDKFYREKTGKYTTSNRLLDKKNNISYKKHMVNNKRNNIYDKNIKRDGGKLYKRKIEDYEKNSNERHTRKKKRDEKYDEKDDEKDDEKYDENLNTLYKKKNKKNNSESEQAQNNIPFNSEHVQDSDQKVISFYINQKYKCDFNVTLFKGNPKLAIYSKLNVETKSDIKNLKHIQATSSDFAIWKIHPTETHKKKFYHICDHFNKKKNIPVILTKERMVFIVPPKDEYLADLGIESLDGMFAYVFETKKS